A single window of Halobacterium jilantaiense DNA harbors:
- the pfdA gene encoding prefoldin subunit alpha, with translation MSLGGGGQQQLQQLSQEIQAIEEEIEELEADVEELREEQTEIEEAKEALDVLETGSTVQVPLGGDAYVRAEVEDIDEVVVSLGGGYAAEQDAEDAVDVLDEKKATIDERIEDVQGEISELGEEADQLEQQAQQAQQQMMQQQMQAQQGQPPQDDE, from the coding sequence ATGAGTCTCGGAGGCGGCGGTCAACAGCAGCTGCAGCAGTTGTCCCAGGAAATTCAGGCAATCGAGGAGGAGATCGAGGAGCTCGAAGCGGACGTCGAGGAGCTCCGCGAGGAGCAGACCGAAATCGAGGAGGCCAAGGAGGCCCTCGACGTGCTCGAGACCGGTTCGACGGTGCAGGTCCCGCTGGGCGGCGACGCGTACGTTCGGGCCGAGGTCGAGGACATCGACGAGGTCGTCGTGAGCCTCGGTGGCGGCTACGCCGCAGAGCAGGACGCCGAGGACGCCGTCGACGTGCTCGACGAGAAGAAGGCGACCATCGACGAGCGCATCGAGGACGTGCAGGGCGAAATCTCGGAGCTCGGCGAGGAGGCCGACCAGCTCGAGCAGCAGGCACAGCAGGCACAGCAGCAGATGATGCAACAGCAGATGCAGGCCCAGCAGGGGCAGCCGCCGCAGGACGACGAGTAA
- the ftsY gene encoding signal recognition particle-docking protein FtsY — MFDGLKDKLSSFREDAEEVAEENAEELDDPEAVEDDAVDDDSTAEGPSDDSPEGGDSEDADSPAAEADASETEPEDEADEDDSSSAGFVSRAASMARGRVVIDEEDLEEPLRELEFALLESDVEMSVAEEILDQIRDELVGEERKFTESTGALVEDALRDALLSVIDVGQFDFLETVAASEKPVTVVFTGVNGVGKTTSIAKVAKFLEDRGFSTVLANGDTYRAGANQQIQEHADNLGLKCISHEQGGDPTAVVYDAVEYAEANDVDVVLGDTAGRLHTSDDLMSQLAKLNRVVEPDLTIFVDEAVAGQDAVNRAREFDGAAEIDGAILTMADADSQGGAAISVSHVTGKPILFLGTGQGYDDLQPFDPEELVDDLVGDDE, encoded by the coding sequence ATGTTCGATGGGCTGAAGGACAAACTCTCGAGTTTTCGGGAGGACGCCGAGGAGGTCGCCGAGGAGAACGCCGAGGAGCTCGACGACCCCGAGGCAGTCGAGGACGATGCGGTCGACGACGATTCGACAGCCGAGGGTCCGTCCGATGATTCGCCCGAGGGAGGCGATTCCGAGGACGCCGACTCGCCGGCAGCCGAAGCCGACGCCTCGGAGACTGAACCCGAGGACGAAGCCGACGAGGACGACAGCTCCTCGGCGGGCTTCGTGAGTCGCGCGGCGTCGATGGCACGCGGCCGTGTCGTCATCGACGAGGAGGACCTCGAAGAGCCGCTGCGAGAACTGGAGTTCGCGCTCCTGGAGAGCGACGTGGAGATGAGCGTCGCCGAGGAGATTCTCGACCAGATTCGCGACGAACTGGTCGGCGAGGAGCGGAAGTTCACGGAGTCGACGGGTGCGCTCGTCGAGGACGCGCTCCGGGACGCCCTCCTGTCGGTCATCGACGTCGGACAGTTCGACTTCCTGGAGACGGTCGCGGCCAGCGAGAAGCCGGTCACTGTCGTGTTCACGGGCGTCAACGGCGTCGGGAAGACGACGTCGATCGCGAAGGTCGCGAAGTTCCTCGAGGACCGCGGGTTCTCGACCGTGCTGGCGAACGGCGACACGTACCGCGCCGGCGCGAACCAGCAGATTCAGGAGCACGCCGACAACCTCGGGCTGAAGTGCATCAGCCACGAGCAGGGCGGCGACCCGACGGCGGTCGTCTACGACGCCGTGGAGTACGCCGAGGCGAACGACGTCGATGTCGTGCTCGGCGACACGGCGGGCCGGCTGCACACCAGCGACGACCTGATGAGCCAGCTGGCGAAGCTGAACCGGGTCGTGGAGCCCGATCTCACCATCTTCGTGGACGAGGCGGTCGCGGGTCAGGACGCCGTGAACCGCGCCCGCGAGTTCGACGGTGCGGCCGAAATCGACGGTGCTATCCTGACGATGGCGGACGCCGACAGTCAGGGCGGCGCTGCCATCTCGGTCTCGCACGTCACCGGGAAACCCATTCTCTTCCTGGGGACCGGCCAGGGGTACGACGACCTCCAGCCGTTCGACCCCGAGGAGCTGGTCGACGACCTCGTCGGCGACGACGAGTAG